ATGGTATTTCGCTATGCAAGTTCGCAACTCTCGGCTGCCTATCGACACTCTCGAAGTGAGCACTAACAACGGTGCAAGCTGGACCAAGGTCAATCGTGAACCATACAACTTCTTTACTGCCTACAGTGGGTTTGGTGAAGTTGTTGACGTCCGAGTCACTTCTACCACTGGCCAGCAGATTATTCAGAAGGGTATCAAGGTGTCAAGTGGCAGCATCGTTCAGGGCACTCAGCAATTCTCCGTCTGAATGTATTTTATGTACATTTCTCTAGTAAATCTCAAATACGGGCTCGGAATTACCGAAATCAGTATCAGGCGGGAATCAGCACCATGGTCAAGTAGGATGAATGCGCGTGATTATTTCCAATTAGTTCGGAGGCCTTCCCCTGCTTGCATTTGGAGAACAAAAGACATTGTATAAGGATCTTTTCGATTGAGCTTTCTGTGTGCTCATTCTTAATGAAAAGGTCCTAAACGGTAAACCCCCGAAGTACAAAAAATCCGCATGGCGTCCAACATTTGTCAGCCATCCGCACTCAAAAACGCGCGATCCGCAACTCGACGACACGCAGAGACCATGCAAATTCATGAAAATAGTCGATTAGTACTGGCATTCTTCAAGCGCTCCCCATATAACGTGTGATTTTTTAAATCTAGAGACCCGCACTTTGGGGCCCTGAGTGCAACTTCTACTTTCGAATCTCTACGCTCAACAATTCATGTTTCCGATCCACAATAACATGACAGAGTCGTCTTTGTTTATTTGCCAGATTTCGTCTTCTCCAGCAAGACATCCGACACCTTGGCATGCTACAGGCTCATCTATAATCAGTCCTTTGCAAGGCACTGTCTGGAAGTAATGAAGGCGCAGTTATGGTTTAACCACTTTAGCCAGAGTAGAGTTTTCGCAAAACTTCATTGAGTCGGTTGATGAGTTTCCGCGACAATACCACTATTTTAGATGAAGTTtctgaatttaaacaaattGAGGGTGGCCAGTGGCACTCTACtaggttaaaatactgaaaacaAGAACATGTGTTCAAGTAGAAATTGGACCTGACCCAAGGTCAATATGTACTAACATGACGTATTAATTCTCccttagtctgattcatgctgaggaagGCATACCGAcgttgtagttttcaggcCGCATTATATTAAAAAATCATATCTTTTACtgacatactgattttcaaggtCTTATTACACCACAGTGGCATGGGGTGTGATTCACAAAAGTGTATATCTATGTAGCTAGGAGTGGGTCTTAATACAAATTGAATCAGCCGCCTATAGCGCTCGCTTATACCTCAAAAATATCAGCCAATTTAATTTCTCTTACTCGTGATACTGAGAATCATGCCGCACGCTTCTTTTCAGCGTCAGCTACACTTACATATCCTGCTCAGTTCTACAGGCGGCTGGATATACCTAAtctcactgtacaaggttatgatgctgaaaatcagtgcgcgTGTTtgagtgagaattgagctgaagtcaagatcaatacatacttaTTTTAGGTATTGATTCTTctatagtctgattcatgttgagggaggcatactaacattgtaattttcaggccatatcctactgaaaaaaggaatcttttactgatgtactgattttcaggatcttatcacaccacagtgtcTATCGTCTCAGATTCGTCAGACATGCCCAAGCAGCAGGATTATTCGTAAGTCCTTTTTTGAATTGAGCTGGTTTAGGAGTCTGGACATGTACTACACGCATTCGTTCAGCAGTTTTCTCTTCTAGTCGCAAGTAGATTGTTGTGACAACCATGGTCAAGTCTTCGTGCGGTGAGTTCATGATGTGTGCCGTTATATCACCTTTCCACCACATAAGAAAGaagcttctttgaatttctTAAACAAAGCGAAGTTTATCGTAGCTAATAGCACTTCACTTAAGTACTTGTGAATCTCGAACGCATGCGACTGATTACTTGCCGCCGGCCCATTAAAAAATAGTAAGCGATACTACTTTCTCACCATGGTCTATTTGTTGTCTAGTTCCGAGGTTGTCAAAACTAACATTTGGTCAATTAGTAGCAGCCAGGGACAATCTGCATGCATATATATGACGATCACCCCCAACAAGGACTTCAAGTTCTCGAGGCAACGTGTCAAGCGCTGGGATCCACGGAACACATCCTCGCCTCCACAACTCGTCAGAAAACGCGTTCTCCTGAACTCGACTCTCGTCCCCACCTCAAACATGCAGACTGGCCCCCTACCTTCGCCTGAACAGAATGAACGAATTCAGATTGTGAATGAAGATAAAGAATTCACGTATGCCTAATTTCGCTTGGGTATTTGTATCGAGTGCTAATGATACTCGATACTGGATCCAGAAAGGAGCTGAACCAGCAGATAACGCGATGGGGCCTCGGAGATGCAGGATTCGGGTACAATCTCGTATCAGTCTTTGGGTCTCAATCGACTGGAAAATCGACGCTCTTGAATCGTGTATTTGGGACCACTTTTGACGTCATGAACGAGACACAACGAAGACAGACGACCAAAGGTACATATAATATTTGCTCCTAATAATATCAAATTGTTGATTATTTCCACAGGGATTTGGATGTGCCGAGGTCAGAATATGAACGTGATGGTCATGGACGTCGAGGGGACCGATGGTCGAGAACGcggagaagatcaagattTCGAGCGCAAATCCGCCCTGTTCTCGCTCGCTTCTTCCGAGGTACTTATTGTCAATTTGTGGGAGCATCAGGTTGGGTTGTACCAGGGTGAGTCGATGACTTGGTTTACCGAGCAGAATTATTTATATCTATATGATATAGGCGCAAATATGGGTCTTCTCAAGACCGTATTCGAGGTCAATCTGAGCTTATTTGGCAAATCTGGGTACGATATCACGTATTATCACCCTCAACGCGGCCTGATATCTTTTCACAGGTCATCACAAAAAACAATGCTCCTCTTCGTCATCCGTGACCACATTGGTGCAACTCCACTTGCTAATCTTTCAGCAACCCTGCAAGCTGACATGCAAAAGATCTGGGATGCCCTTGCCAAGGCATGTCTTCCGATAACTCCTCTAGCTTCTCCACTGATATCATCATTAATAACCAAAGCCCGAAGGCCTTGGTAATGCCCTCCTCACAGACTACTTCGATCTTACCTTTACTACTCTCCCACACAAACTCTTACAACCCGACAAATTCGAAGAAGATGTCGTCAAACTGCGAACGCGCTTCACAGACCGAACCAAGGAGGATTTTGTATTCAAACCTGCATATCACAAACGTATCCCAGCTGATGGCGTGGCGCATTACATGGAAGGTATCTGGGTACGTAAATTCCACACAATGTGTTTGTAATCTACTTATATTCTCTCTTATCGATCTTCTGTCCATCTTTTTAACACGTACTGCCTGGATATTGGGGTCTGGCATCACGACGCTTTCACACGGCACGTTGCGTTTGGTTTTCACGCGACTCTATACTGCCACGCGGCTTATCGACTTTTGAATGACGTGTGGCACTGGTGGCTGTGATGTGCATTACGTCACTTGTCGTCGGTCTATCATAATCTGTCCTCATGGTGTTACTTTTTGCTTCGGTGGCTGCGCTCTGGCTCACCCGACTCTCACGGACTCTTCGTACTTGGCACTTGATTTGATTCTTCGTTCTTTTCGCCATACATACTCTTTCGTTCTCGCAACTCGCTGGATAAACTTTCATTGTGTTCTTCCTGCATGAAATTGTCTCGACTTGTCGAATCTCTGTGCTCGCTTGCAACTACTGAAAACCAACGCATATTCAAATAggaacaagttcaaacgaACAAAGATCTTGATCTTCCCACTCAACAAGAACTCTTGGCCCAATTCCGGTGCGTTAATTACTGGCCTTGTCACAAAAGAATCCACTGAATCTTTGCGTCCCCCCACTCAGATGTGATGAAATCGCCGCTGTAGCAATTGGTGAATTCGATACCGAATCTAAGTCGACTCGCCGCCCGATCGAAAGTGGCAAGGTTGTCGAAGGATTGGGTAAAATGATGGGGAGTTGGAAAGGGAACGCTTTGGGTGTGCACTTTCATATTTAATTATTCATTTATTTTGGTCAGATACTTACTTCAATTCCAGCCCGATTCGATCGCGATGCCTCTCGATACCATGCTGGTGTATATCAGCGCAAACGGGCGGACCTTCTCATCCAACTCGATACCAAGCTTGGTCCGTTGTTCCTGGGTCAAGTTAAGAACTTGCACAGGACCAGCCTAAGTCAGTTCGGCCTTTGTTTCGCGGCATATATGAGTCATTGATATCGGTTCCTAGGCTTATTCAAGAAAGAAGTATTGGATGGTGTCAAGGTCGAGGGATACAGCTTTGCAGAAGTCGTGGGAGGGGCCCGGGAGAAATGGGAAGGGAGGTTCAGGGAAGGGGCTGCTGGTGCGTTGCCTGCTACGTTTTATTCGAACGGGAGTTGATGCATGATAAAGAGGCCTTGCTTCCCGAGACCGACTGGTCCTACGACGAGGAACTTGCATCACTTCAGCAAGAATTCGGCACTGTCGCCGATCAGCTGAGAGCGGATGAGACGAAGAAGATGATTAATTCAATCGAGGTACGCAATGTTATATTGGTAAAATGCTTGATGCTGACACGCTATGCAGAGGTCCGTCAAGAGGAATATCGCTGAGCCAGTTGCGCTGCACCTCAACAAACCGAGAATGGATATGTGGGACAAACTGCTCAAGGAATTTAAGGAAATGCTGGACAAGGCGGAAAAAACGTACATTGTCAAGGCCAAGAGTGAGCTTAATTCCTTTGAATGTTAAAGCACATCTAACTATAAAGTCAGGCTTTAATACCACTGACGAAGAAAACGAGACTGCCCTCGCTGCCCTTCGCAAGCGCACCTGGCTCGCCTTCCGCGCCAAAGTGGATGAGCAAACTGCGGACAATGTTCTCATGGGCATACTTCGTACGCACTTCGAGGAGAAGTTCAGATATGACGCAGCTGGCGTTCCGCGAGTTTGGAGACCAGACGACGATATCGACGGAGCATTCCGAATGGCACGAGATGATGTAAGATCCTTTTACACGTACTCTTGATTTAACACTAACCCTCTACGTATAGACCTTGAAATACATCCCTGTTTATGCTAAAATCCAACCTCAAAATTCTGAACTCGAGTTCTCTCTGCCATCAGATACTGATAGTGACACACTTACAACCGACCAAGAATTCGACTTTGCGGCATCCCTCGTCGTGCTTCCGGCAACGAAGCAAGCTGAATTCAACGCCCGATTTAGGCGAGACGCGGACGCCTACTACGTCGAAGCCAAGCGAAGCACGGTCTCATCCATTGCACAGATTCCTGTGTGGATGTACGGCGTTCTCGTCATCCTCGGCTGGAACGAGGCGATGTTTATTCTTTTCAACCCGCTCTATTTTGCATTGCTTGTCATGGCACTCGCATCAGCATGGATTGTATTCCAGCTGAATATGGCGGGGCCTTTGTTGGCTGTTTTGCGAACCGTTAGTGGAGAGGTGAGCTTTCCATATTTTTTGGATGGGGCTACGGACCCACTTGTAAATGTAGGTTCAACGACAAGCAACCGACCGCCTGCGAGAACACTTCCGAGAGCCCGTCGCTGTCCAAAACGGCAAGCCTCACATGTCCCGCCAAAGCACCGCCGTCAGGACGGGATCATACAACTCGACCCGAACCCAGTCTTACAACGGCACCCCGACCACGGAGAAGGCGGAATTCACAGAACTGCAGGAGATGTAGAGATAAAATCCGAGATTCCAAACCGTGTGTTTCTATATACGCCTGCGCCGTGGTTTCGTTATCTTCTCTTGTTTTAGTATGTGGATTGTTGGTTTTATGCATTGTCTATCTATCTAGAGTTGCTTCACTATTCTTTGCCCTAGTCATACTAATATCTGGTTGCTTTGCCGCCCGAAGATGGAGTTCTGAAGCCAACCGTTGTTTTGTCCGATTCCTGGTTTGTTATAACTTAGCTATCAGCCTATTCATTATATCATCGATCCTTGCTTGGTAAAGGGTATGGGATGTCCACTGGATACAATTGGGAAGTACACACGAGGTCGAATGAACGCTTTGATGAGTGCACTGCTTTACCATATCATGTGTCAAGCGCCGCATTAATAGCCATGACCAATTTTATATAGTGCGGATATTAGCTCCATGAGAATAGTCGAGATAGTTTGCAGCACAAAACCAATCCGTTCTATTGCGCATATTTCACATACTTACTCCTTCCCCAACTAGCATTTTTTTGCCGACTTGACCAATTAATTCTGTAGAAATTACTGATAATATTCATCAGTGTTGAACACGGTTTTAAAAAGTAGGATGCGCTGTACGAAGAACGGGCAGTATATTCATCTCAGAATTACGGGCAACAAGTGTCTAGAGCTCAAATTCTCACGTTTCGTATTCTGACTACCCTAAAGCTTCTATTTTAAACATTCAGGTCAATGACAGTTGAGATGCTGCTGTCTATTGTGGGACACGTGCGATACCAAAAAGAGTTCAAGCCATGAGTTCGCATTGTCAAAACATCGCCAAATATAGCTCTCACCGTATTAAATTAATGCTTGTCTATTCGGTTTTCGAGATGGCATTCTCCAGCTCGTTGATTGCCTCAGTTACTGCCTTATTCGCCTCTAGCCTTTTCATCTCTTCATACTCGGCAGAACCCTTCCAACCTTTCCATGCAGTCCCCTCCAGCGTTTCCCACCATTCTGCCGCATAGGGATGTCCAGGGGCTCCGGCATACCCCCAGGGTTTAGCCACATACGGTTGCACCCAAGGGTTGATAACGTGGGCTAGAGATGGGTGCAGGGGCCCGGTAAAGTGAACAATTGACGGGTCTTTCATCTCTCCCAATTTGAGGTGTTCACGGTCTTGGTGAGCCATATTTGCGTATGTTCCCAGTCCCGATGCGTTCCACGCAAGACTCAGCTCGAGCCATTTATCACGGAAAATGAAGTTCAAAGCATCTTGGTCCTTGAAATAAGAGTCCTTCATTTCTCGCGAGGTACGATCGATGTCTTCCCTTATCAAGCGAACTCGAGTCAAATCAATCAACATTACTCCGGCATTAAAGTAGGGAATGCGCCCAGATTTCTGCGATGGATGGCCGTACGGGTGTCCGACATCTGGTGAAGCGGCGATTAGCTTGTCCCGTAGCTCtgtcgaccataagtctcgAAGACTTTTACGAACAAGAATATCTGCGTCTAAATATAGGGCCCTTTCGACCGGAAGGGCTTGAATTAGATCGAATTTCGACCATATGGGACCCAACTCCTGCGTTAAACCTGACTCCGGTGGACTTAGAAAGACTAGCGTGACGTCCGATCGGTGTTCGGGAAGAGATTCTCGCAGACGAGCTTTATCGGAAGCAGCCAAACCACAATCGAGGACGTAGAAAGTGATTCTTCCAGCAGTAGCGCTGGCGGCACTTCGGATGGTGACGGAAGCTGGCATAGCATATGCGGTATCGACTGTTAGGGCTATATTCACAGGAGCATCTCGTAAGAGCTCCTTTTTTACTTGATATCGACTAGTATGATTAAATGCGAAACCAATATTCATATCGGTGGTTTTCCGAAGGACCATTTGATACTCTTCATCCTTCGCTCCCGATAGCATTTCGTACTCCCCCTTGTGTAAGATCATGAATGAATCGATTCCACGTCTTGGATGGTGAGGACTTTCGGCTGGCTGAGCGTTCCAGTGATAGTCATCAAATACAATTATTGACCCATTGCGGGCTAGTCTCCAAGCTAGTTCCCCGTCAAGGAAAGTGTCGGAAGCTTCATGAGAACCATCAATATAAATCCAGTCGAAACCCGGATTTTCATCGTGGGTCGCCTCTTCAAGAAGTGTGATGAGACCAGGAACGCTAAATTCTGGCAAGATACGATGTTTGAACCCGGTAACTTTGAGATTATGGGTCATTTTCTCGAAACGCTCACACCCGGCCTGGGTCTCGAACCTGTCAAAATGGTCTATGCTTACTAACGAGCCTTGAGACTTGCATAGTTCGTTGAGTGTAAACACGGCGGAGCGTCCCTCCCAAGAGCCGATTTCTAGAGCCCGGGGAGCTGGTGAAGTAATAAGAGTAAACAAGTATCGCCAGTGACTCTTGTGCCCCGAGAACCAATCTTGGCTCTGAGTGAATTGGTATTCAGTTTGAAAATTGGGCAAATGCTCCATTGAATTATAACAGAGGGCAGTGGGATGAGCAACGATTTTCTGTTAGCCCGGTTTATTTATATGTAAAACTAAACTGGGAAAAAAGAGCTGAGATTTACGCCACGAACGATGCCTCGTGCGGCGTAGTTGACTCCTATCAGATACCAAACATGGATATTTCAGCGTGGCTAGGCCCTGACGGGTGGCGGAGATGTCCGATTACGATTCCGGTCACATAGTTGGTCACTCACCCCAAAGTTAATCATGCATCTACCGGAGTTTGACCGTTTGTGTTATCCCAGAGTCTAAGTATGAGGTCAATGTATCATTCAATTGACGGGCGCATGTTCGTTGTTCCTTCCGTGCAAGAAGTCTCAGGGGAAAGCGATCCCATACATCGAACCAATCACCTTATTGACCAGAATGAGCTTGATATTGGAGGTCTTCAAGGCTGTAGAATTATATATATAATACCGGGTGATTTTGAGCCGTAAACCCTGCTGGGTTCGACCATAATCGATGAGGGGAAATTCTAAAAATTTGGTAGCGTAGTCATGCGACATTTATTCTGTCTTGCATTCTTGTATACTAATCGTTACCGTTGTCACAACCCGGTCGCTTGCTGTGTGAGATCCACCTTGATCATATATAGCATCCGTCTTTTCAAAGTACTTGCAGCGTATAGAACTCTTCATGCTTGGTTTCGACCATGCAATGTGGCGGCATACGGATGGTCACTTGCTGATAATTATGTCACCGGATGCTTGCGGATGATCGTCACCTATATACAAGCAAGAGTCTGGACCAACTCCAACTCATTTCTAGGCCAGTCCATACATATTCAGAGTACATTTGTGATACGGGATCATGTTCATTCACATATATTTTAAGAAGCCCGCACAAGCCCCAACAATGATTACCATTCGTTCGATTCCATTCTTACGTTCTTCTATAATACCCCAAGGCCCTCCGGTAAACCAATCGAACCTTTTACCAATGGATGGCCACTCTCTGCGCTCCAAAACACCCACCAGTCTTCCCATCTCACTAAACATGCGGATCAATGCGCCTTCGCATACGGCGACTACCCAAGACACTGGGCCGATTGTAGTCTTTATCGAGGTTGTACGATCTTTGTGCCGGATAAGATGCCTATGAGCGTCGTGCAAGATGTTGACAATCAAGGTCGTAAACGCGAGAACCAGGCCAAATTGAATGATGTTCCTATTTCGGGCAGCCATTCCGGGGAGGACGACGAGTGCACTCAACGCAAAAAGCTCGGCGCTATTCGGGGTCGAGTCTTGCCAAGAGAGTTTGGGATAAATGTTGATGAGCGCCCCATCTCCTTTGG
This genomic interval from Rhizoctonia solani chromosome 11, complete sequence contains the following:
- a CDS encoding GTP-binding protein; the protein is MTITPNKDFKFSRQRVKRWDPRNTSSPPQLVRKRVLLNSTLVPTSNMQTGPLPSPEQNERIQIVNEDKEFTKELNQQITRWGLGDAGFGYNLVSVFGSQSTGKSTLLNRVFGTTFDVMNETQRRQTTKGIWMCRGQNMNVMVMDVEGTDGRERGEDQDFERKSALFSLASSEVLIVNLWEHQVGLYQGANMGLLKTVFEVNLSLFGKSGSSQKTMLLFVIRDHIGATPLANLSATLQADMQKIWDALAKACLGNALLTDYFDLTFTTLPHKLLQPDKFEEDVVKLRTRFTDRTKEDFVFKPAYHKRIPADGVAHYMEGIWEQVQTNKDLDLPTQQELLAQFRCDEIAAVAIGEFDTESKSTRRPIESGKVVEGLGKMMGSWKGNALARFDRDASRYHAGVYQRKRADLLIQLDTKLGPLFLGQVKNLHRTSLSLFKKEVLDGVKVEGYSFAEVVGGAREKWEGRFREGAAEALLPETDWSYDEELASLQQEFGTVADQLRADETKKMINSIERSVKRNIAEPVALHLNKPRMDMWDKLLKEFKEMLDKAEKTYIVKAKSFNTTDEENETALAALRKRTWLAFRAKVDEQTADNVLMGILRTHFEEKFRYDAAGVPRVWRPDDDIDGAFRMARDDTLKYIPVYAKIQPQNSELEFSLPSDTDSDTLTTDQEFDFAASLVVLPATKQAEFNARFRRDADAYYVEAKRSTVSSIAQIPVWMYGVLVILGWNEAMFILFNPLYFALLVMALASAWIVFQLNMAGPLLAVLRTVSGEVQRQATDRLREHFREPVAVQNGKPHMSRQSTAVRTGSYNSTRTQSYNGTPTTEKAEFTELQEM